The nucleotide sequence ATCTTTCCATATCGTCCAATGTTCAGACTATTCTCCCCCCTAAAAGCTTGGGTATACCCATTCTCAATTGATATTTTATCTCCCTCTTTAACCATTTTTATTTGATCATCCCATAACGATAGCTTAATGCTCCCGGTATCATCGGAGATCATAGCATCAGCAACAAGCGCCGAGCCTCCCGCACGCAAATTTACTGTCCTAGGTTCACTAATTTTTTCGATCTTACCTTCAATCGTAACATGCCTCATATCATTTGTTAGTTCATTTATCTTCATTGTCATCTTTTTATATTGTTAATTCTAATTAATATAAAATTTATCATTCTTATTTTCAATATTTTTACCCGCATTTGAGAAATTGGTAATCTGAAAGGATCAAAAGATTATAATACAGAGTTTTATTCAATAATTTTGCAAAGGAGGAGTCGCGTAGCCTGGTCAAACGCGCAGGACTCAAGATTAATTAAGAAATCCCGTCCTTTAGGGGTTCGTGGGTTCGAATCCCACCTCCTCCATCGCAGTTTTTGTTTTTAATACTGGGCACGGATAAAGAGATAAATATGCATTTCAAAGCCTTTGCTAAGGTTTGCAACCCCCCTTGTAAAATACACTATTTTTTTATAACGTAAAAATCATATGATTTCAACTTATTGTGCCTTAGTAACTTATAGAAATAGTATTCGATGACTGAATAGAAGGCTGGAAACGATTCCAACAGTCCCAAAAATGGAGCAAGTATCAAAGTTTGAATGTGTAAAAATATTCGCTTCAATCGCCCAATCCTAGTATACTTGAGATTAAGAAAGAGCCCTACTTGATAAGACAGTAACCAAACTGTGCTTGAAAAGAGCAAGATCAACGCAAGTGTACTATCGAAAACTTGGATATCAAAAAGGGGTCTCAATATTTCGTTATATGAGCTGTTGATATGCATTATTCGATCAAAC is from Candidatus Nitrosocosmicus arcticus and encodes:
- a CDS encoding OB-fold nucleic acid binding domain-containing protein, which encodes MTMKINELTNDMRHVTIEGKIEKISEPRTVNLRAGGSALVADAMISDDTGSIKLSLWDDQIKMVKEGDKISIENGYTQAFRGENSLNIGRYGKIAVMDE